The proteins below are encoded in one region of Actinomycetota bacterium:
- a CDS encoding ParA family protein, protein MTTVIAFSNQKGGVAKTTSTLNVGVALREMHYRVLAIDMDPQGNLSMSQGINPDFLTRSMFNVLVQRVPLDDVIQRCEIDIAPASIDLAGAELALSSAIGRERALEKALMQVKHRYDFVLIDTPPSLGLLTINALTAADGVIVPVQCEYLSLRGLAQLEKTLEMIRENLNPDVRIRGILPTMFDARTIHGREAIEILKESFGETVFKTVVRKTIKFAEAPVQGRSIMAYEPEGAAADAYRNLAKELLNANASEHEGRGLSEPLPAYGAHI, encoded by the coding sequence TTGACTACAGTAATAGCCTTTTCAAATCAGAAGGGCGGGGTCGCCAAAACGACTTCCACCCTCAATGTCGGTGTTGCCCTGCGTGAGATGCATTACCGCGTCCTCGCGATAGACATGGACCCCCAGGGAAACCTGTCCATGAGCCAGGGGATAAATCCGGATTTCCTCACCAGGAGCATGTTCAACGTGCTGGTCCAGCGCGTTCCCCTGGACGACGTCATCCAGCGCTGCGAGATCGACATCGCGCCGGCAAGCATCGACCTGGCGGGAGCCGAGCTGGCGCTGTCGTCGGCGATCGGCCGGGAGCGCGCCCTGGAGAAAGCGCTCATGCAGGTGAAGCACCGTTATGACTTCGTCCTCATCGACACCCCGCCGTCACTGGGCCTGCTGACGATCAACGCCCTGACAGCTGCGGACGGTGTCATCGTACCCGTGCAGTGCGAGTACCTTTCGCTGCGGGGGCTGGCACAGCTGGAAAAAACGCTGGAGATGATCAGAGAGAACCTCAATCCGGACGTCCGAATAAGGGGCATCCTGCCGACCATGTTCGACGCCCGGACCATCCACGGCCGCGAAGCAATCGAGATACTCAAGGAGAGCTTCGGTGAGACGGTATTCAAGACCGTGGTGAGGAAAACCATAAAGTTCGCGGAAGCCCCGGTTCAGGGCCGCTCGATCATGGCCTATGAGCCCGAGGGCGCCGCCGCGGACGCCTATCGAAACCTGGCAAAGGAGTTGCTCAATGCAAATGCGAGCGAGCATGAAGGAAGGGGCCTTAGCGAACCTCTTCCAGCCTACGGAGCACATATCTGA
- the dnaA gene encoding chromosomal replication initiator protein DnaA: protein MADRAETIWRRAKESIRESLSSSAYEIWFENAGTEGMEEDNTFLLSVPNDFAKSKIETRFMPLIEDSLQEVVGEEVPVRVVVAPLVTDGNEPPVSLPLPRIEVSERPALGSLNPKYTFESFVIGSSNRFAHAAALAVAEVPARAYNPFFIYGGVGLGKTHLLQAIGHYVATNNPELSVKYMTVESFTNDFINSVRDRKMEDFKRKYRNNDVLLIDDIQFLENKEGTQEEFFHTFNDLYEAGKQIAISSDRPPKEIATLEERLRSRFESGLITDIQPPDVETRIAILRKQVASRNIYISPDSTDEVLGFIARGIPTNIRELEGALIRVAAQAKFTSSEITLPLAKDALKDILPTNLDTRITIDMIQNEACRFFSVSMSDLKGSKRSQSIVFPRQIAMYLCRELTDSSLPRIGEKFGGRDHTTVIHAINKIAKLIKEEREVFTMVQQITSRLKNSSR, encoded by the coding sequence ATGGCAGACCGAGCAGAAACGATTTGGCGACGCGCCAAAGAGTCGATCAGAGAATCTCTGAGCAGCTCCGCGTATGAGATCTGGTTTGAGAACGCCGGCACCGAGGGCATGGAGGAAGACAACACCTTCCTGCTTTCCGTCCCCAACGATTTTGCAAAATCAAAGATCGAGACTCGCTTCATGCCCCTCATCGAAGACTCCCTTCAAGAAGTCGTCGGCGAGGAGGTCCCGGTCAGGGTCGTTGTGGCGCCGCTGGTCACAGACGGCAACGAGCCGCCGGTTTCACTTCCACTGCCACGCATCGAGGTCTCCGAGCGCCCGGCCCTGGGCAGCCTCAATCCGAAGTACACGTTCGAGAGCTTTGTCATCGGCTCCAGCAACCGCTTCGCCCATGCGGCGGCGCTCGCAGTAGCCGAGGTCCCCGCTCGCGCTTATAACCCGTTCTTTATCTATGGCGGGGTTGGTCTTGGCAAGACCCACCTGCTCCAGGCGATCGGACACTACGTGGCCACAAACAACCCCGAGCTCTCGGTCAAGTATATGACCGTGGAGTCATTCACGAACGACTTCATCAATTCCGTGAGGGACAGAAAGATGGAGGACTTCAAGCGCAAATACCGCAACAACGACGTGCTGCTGATCGACGATATCCAGTTCCTTGAGAACAAGGAGGGTACCCAGGAGGAGTTCTTCCACACCTTCAACGACCTTTATGAAGCAGGCAAACAGATAGCGATATCCAGCGACCGGCCCCCCAAAGAGATAGCCACCCTGGAAGAACGCCTGCGCAGCCGTTTCGAGTCGGGTCTGATCACAGACATACAACCGCCGGACGTAGAGACCAGGATAGCCATCCTTCGCAAGCAGGTCGCTTCAAGGAACATATATATATCTCCCGACTCCACTGACGAGGTGCTCGGCTTTATCGCCCGCGGCATACCCACGAACATAAGGGAGCTGGAAGGGGCGCTCATCCGGGTCGCCGCCCAGGCCAAGTTCACCAGCTCGGAGATAACCCTGCCTCTTGCCAAGGATGCCCTCAAAGACATCCTTCCCACCAACCTCGACACCCGGATCACCATCGACATGATCCAGAACGAGGCCTGCCGCTTCTTCAGCGTATCCATGAGCGACCTAAAGGGCAGCAAGCGGAGCCAGAGCATCGTCTTTCCAAGGCAGATAGCCATGTACCTCTGCCGGGAGCTGACTGATTCTTCACTGCCCCGTATCGGCGAGAAGTTCGGAGGGCGGGATCATACCACGGTTATTCATGCTATCAACAAGATCGCCAAACTGATCAAGGAAGAGCGTGAGGTCTTCACCATGGTCCAGCAGATCACCAGCAGGTTGAAGAACTCCAGCCGTTAG
- the recF gene encoding DNA replication and repair protein RecF (All proteins in this family for which functions are known are DNA-binding proteins that assist the filamentation of RecA onto DNA for the initiation of recombination or recombinational repair.), with protein MRLRRLQLSNFRNIENGIAEFPPGLSIVVGANGAGKTSILEAAVFACCGRSFRTSREQELVRENTSFFRIEAAVDWSGSQIDRAVACERGSGSIIDSGGGPQWLPPGSILCFSPDDLQLIKGPPAERRRFLDEAISRRQPSYRRLLLDYQKVLAQRNSFLQRARAGLVQLADISPWDRQLASLAVKIYRERLNYCREIEPRFGSAFREISADDVHAGVDYISQLSGFGGVAELEEKVVSALEDRWSDDLGRLATGIGTHRDDVDFTLGFRSLRAYGSQGEQRAAVLALLLADRRMGMESGEPPMLLLDDVMSELDPERRRRLLAALAENGKRGAGSDEAASYASDPQTIITAADTGLFTEEELGAACVIEVNRGVPSQEVGNLYG; from the coding sequence TTGCGCCTCAGGCGACTACAGCTAAGCAACTTCAGAAACATCGAGAATGGAATCGCCGAGTTCCCCCCGGGCCTTTCGATTGTCGTCGGAGCCAACGGAGCCGGCAAGACCAGTATCCTCGAAGCCGCTGTCTTCGCGTGTTGCGGCCGCTCATTTCGAACCAGCCGGGAGCAGGAGTTGGTGCGAGAAAACACCTCCTTTTTCCGCATAGAAGCCGCCGTTGACTGGAGTGGCTCCCAGATCGATAGAGCAGTAGCCTGTGAACGGGGGTCGGGTTCCATCATTGACTCCGGCGGCGGCCCCCAATGGCTGCCTCCTGGTTCGATCCTCTGTTTTTCTCCGGACGACCTGCAGCTGATCAAGGGGCCGCCAGCCGAGAGGCGCCGTTTTCTGGACGAGGCAATCAGCAGGCGCCAGCCCTCATACCGGCGGCTTCTTCTCGATTACCAGAAGGTGCTGGCGCAACGCAACAGCTTTCTGCAAAGAGCCCGGGCGGGACTGGTCCAGCTTGCAGACATCTCCCCCTGGGACCGGCAGCTGGCTTCGCTGGCGGTCAAGATCTACCGGGAGCGCCTGAACTATTGCCGGGAGATCGAGCCCAGATTCGGGAGCGCCTTCCGCGAGATATCGGCGGACGACGTCCATGCCGGGGTCGACTATATATCCCAGCTGTCCGGCTTCGGCGGAGTGGCGGAGCTGGAGGAAAAAGTGGTGTCGGCGCTGGAGGACAGGTGGTCGGACGATCTCGGGAGACTTGCCACCGGAATCGGTACACACCGGGACGACGTCGATTTCACGCTGGGCTTTCGAAGTCTGAGAGCGTATGGCTCCCAGGGCGAACAGCGCGCAGCGGTGCTGGCGCTGCTGCTGGCCGACAGGCGCATGGGCATGGAGTCCGGAGAGCCGCCGATGTTGCTGCTCGACGATGTGATGAGCGAGCTGGACCCCGAGCGCCGCCGCCGCCTGCTGGCAGCTCTTGCCGAAAACGGCAAAAGAGGGGCCGGCAGCGACGAAGCCGCATCATATGCCAGCGACCCCCAGACCATTATCACTGCCGCCGACACGGGTCTGTTCACCGAGGAAGAGCTCGGCGCCGCCTGCGTGATCGAGGTCAACAGGGGTGTGCCAAGCCAGGAGGTCGGGAATCTATATGGCTAG
- the gyrB gene encoding DNA topoisomerase (ATP-hydrolyzing) subunit B has translation MPKSSYDSKDITVLEGLEAVRKRPSMYIGSTSSRGLHHLVYEVVDNSVDEALAGGFCTEINAFINPDNSITVKDDGRGIPVAPHPKYKKPAAEIVLTVLHAGGKFGGEGYKVSGGLHGVGLSVVNALSEWLTVEIRRDGFIWTQSFERGVPTGDLKKGKATKDTGTSVTFMADMQIFEEVDYKFSTLSQRLREMAFLTKGLKISLADERGEPQEAVYHYENGIKDFVAHINSNKDPIHKNIVYLEKEGKRGEVEVAMQWNASYVESIFSFANSINTQEGGTHLSGFRAALTRVINDYARTKGLLKEKEEALSGDDVREGLSAVISVKLREPQFEGQTKTKLGNSEMRGFVESAVGGKLSEFLEEHPAEAKQIVTKAASAARARAAARKARDLTRRKSVLENSALPGKLADCSIKDPAACEIYLVEGDSAGGSAKQARDRAFQAILPLRGKIINVEKARLNNILANKEIQAMITALGTGIADEFSITGARYHKVIIMTDADVDGAHIRTLILTFFFRYMKEMIDAGYVYIAQPPLFRIKQGGQEIYVDKESQLEELLLRDKLETIAVLGGGNGKAGGKTVLSQAKFQRFQRWHKEYEGWDTKLRALYGHGVADYVRSQTLLEKDIKDYATFSKFLKTKEAAAKFDRLEVVSEDKDAGMITLKVTDKRTGVSHTVEVKTELLASRELASMRDLYGKMRELIGEPPFMLTMGKKEHGAETFDELTGSILSLAKEGINLQRFKGLGEMNPEQLWETTMNPDSRTLLQVSLEDAAAADEIFTTLMGDKVEPRRNFIESNARQVRFLDI, from the coding sequence ATGCCAAAATCTAGTTACGACTCAAAAGACATAACCGTACTCGAGGGCCTTGAAGCTGTCCGCAAGCGTCCCAGCATGTACATCGGTTCCACCAGCTCGCGGGGACTGCATCACCTGGTGTACGAGGTGGTTGACAACTCGGTAGATGAGGCGCTTGCTGGCGGATTCTGCACCGAAATCAACGCGTTCATCAATCCCGACAACTCGATCACCGTTAAGGATGATGGCCGCGGGATTCCCGTGGCGCCACACCCCAAATACAAAAAGCCCGCCGCGGAGATCGTGCTGACGGTCCTTCATGCCGGCGGCAAGTTCGGCGGCGAGGGCTACAAGGTGTCCGGCGGCCTGCACGGCGTCGGCCTTTCAGTGGTCAACGCGCTCTCGGAATGGCTGACTGTCGAGATACGCCGCGACGGTTTCATCTGGACCCAGAGCTTCGAGCGCGGAGTCCCCACTGGCGACCTCAAAAAGGGCAAAGCCACAAAAGACACAGGCACCTCGGTCACGTTTATGGCCGACATGCAGATCTTCGAGGAAGTCGACTACAAGTTCTCGACCCTGTCGCAGCGCCTTCGAGAGATGGCATTTTTGACCAAGGGTCTGAAAATCTCCCTCGCCGACGAGCGGGGCGAGCCGCAGGAAGCCGTCTACCACTACGAGAACGGCATCAAGGATTTCGTCGCCCACATCAACAGCAACAAGGATCCGATACATAAGAACATCGTCTATCTCGAAAAAGAGGGCAAGCGGGGCGAGGTCGAAGTGGCGATGCAGTGGAACGCCTCATACGTGGAGAGCATCTTTTCCTTCGCAAACAGCATCAACACCCAGGAGGGCGGTACGCACCTCTCGGGTTTCCGTGCGGCGCTTACGCGAGTCATCAACGATTACGCCCGCACCAAGGGCCTGCTCAAGGAGAAGGAGGAGGCGCTTTCCGGCGACGATGTCCGTGAGGGCCTGTCGGCGGTCATCTCAGTCAAATTGCGCGAGCCTCAATTCGAGGGTCAGACCAAGACCAAGCTGGGCAACTCCGAGATGCGCGGTTTCGTCGAGAGCGCAGTGGGGGGCAAGCTGTCAGAGTTCCTGGAGGAACACCCCGCAGAGGCAAAGCAGATCGTCACCAAGGCCGCTTCGGCCGCCAGGGCCCGGGCGGCAGCACGCAAGGCCCGTGACCTCACCAGGCGCAAGAGCGTCCTGGAGAACAGCGCCCTTCCCGGCAAACTTGCCGACTGTTCGATTAAGGATCCGGCGGCCTGCGAGATCTATCTCGTCGAGGGAGACAGCGCCGGTGGCTCAGCCAAGCAGGCCCGCGACCGGGCTTTCCAGGCGATCCTGCCGCTCAGGGGGAAGATCATAAATGTGGAGAAAGCCAGGCTCAACAACATCCTGGCCAACAAGGAGATCCAGGCGATGATAACGGCGCTGGGCACCGGCATCGCCGACGAGTTCAGCATAACCGGCGCCCGCTATCACAAGGTCATCATCATGACCGATGCTGACGTGGACGGCGCCCACATCCGAACCCTGATACTCACGTTCTTCTTCCGTTACATGAAAGAGATGATCGACGCCGGCTATGTCTACATCGCTCAGCCGCCGCTGTTCCGCATCAAGCAGGGCGGACAGGAGATCTATGTTGATAAGGAAAGCCAGCTGGAAGAGCTGCTGCTCAGAGACAAGCTTGAGACGATAGCGGTGCTCGGCGGGGGTAATGGCAAGGCGGGGGGAAAGACTGTGCTCAGCCAGGCAAAATTTCAACGCTTCCAGAGGTGGCATAAGGAATACGAGGGCTGGGATACCAAGCTGCGGGCCCTTTATGGCCATGGCGTGGCGGATTACGTACGAAGCCAGACCCTTCTGGAAAAAGATATCAAGGACTACGCGACTTTTAGCAAGTTTCTGAAGACGAAGGAGGCCGCGGCAAAATTCGACCGGCTGGAGGTCGTCTCCGAAGACAAGGACGCTGGAATGATCACGCTCAAGGTCACAGACAAACGGACCGGCGTCTCACACACCGTCGAAGTGAAAACCGAGCTTCTGGCCAGTCGCGAGCTCGCCAGCATGCGTGATCTATACGGCAAGATGAGGGAGCTCATCGGTGAGCCGCCGTTCATGCTCACCATGGGCAAGAAGGAGCACGGAGCGGAGACCTTCGACGAACTCACCGGATCGATCCTCTCCCTGGCCAAGGAAGGAATCAATCTGCAGCGCTTCAAGGGCCTTGGTGAAATGAATCCCGAACAGCTCTGGGAGACGACGATGAATCCAGACTCTCGGACGTTGCTCCAGGTCTCACTGGAAGATGCAGCAGCAGCAGACGAGATTTTCACGACACTGATGGGCGACAAGGTGGAGCCGCGCCGCAACTTTATCGAATCGAACGCGCGCCAGGTAAGGTTCCTGGATATCTAG
- the gyrA gene encoding DNA gyrase subunit A — MTDLDGRIEPRELEEEMRSSYLDYAMSVIVGRALPDVRDGLKPVHRRVLYAMQQLGLAYNKPYKKSARIVGDVIGKYHPHGDAAVYDTMVRLVQDFSMRYPLIDGQGNFGSVDGDSAAAYRYTEARLSKLAMEMLRDIDEDTVDFIPNFDESTEEPAVMPSRYPNLLVNGSSGIAVGMATNIPPHNLGETIDACVAMIDNPEITVDELMKHIPGPDFPTGGIIMGRRGIMDAYATGRGLVKVRAKAHSEPIKGKRDAIIVTELPYQVNKATLIEKIAELVREHKISEISDLRDESDRSGMRMVIELKRDSITKVALNKLYKHTAMQTTFGINNLALVDGVPRTMSLREMIRCYIAHQREVIVRRTRFELDKAMKRAHILEGLLTALNNLDAVVKLIRASKDAEEARNGLIKKFDLSPVQAQAILDLRLQKLTGLERNKIKEEHKDLMERIAWLKGILADESEVYRLIKEELLEIKKMFNDERRTLIAPGEDELDIEDLIAEEEMVISITHSGYIKRLPLNTYRQQRRGGVGVIGMDVKEEDFLEHLFITTTHHFLLFFTSVGKVYRLKVHEIPLGSRQGKGRAVVNLLPLRSGERIKAVVATKDYKDAKYLVMATQNGLVKKTEFQAYNTVLKSDGIIAIKIRDDDKLIAVRHSNGNDDILLVSEGGQAIRFNESQTRPMGRATSGVKGMNLAKGDKVLSMNVARDDADLFVITDGGYGKRTHISDYPRHNRGGKGVRTIKHTEAKGALITAKVVRDNHELVLISADGTIIRIPAKDISCMGRATQGVRVMNLRKGDRVSAVARVVASQSGDTEEEIDAE; from the coding sequence ATAACTGATCTTGACGGACGCATAGAACCCCGGGAACTCGAAGAGGAGATGCGCTCATCCTATCTCGATTACGCCATGAGCGTGATCGTGGGACGGGCGCTGCCCGACGTGCGCGACGGCCTCAAGCCTGTGCACCGGCGCGTGCTCTACGCGATGCAGCAGCTGGGCCTGGCCTACAACAAGCCCTACAAGAAGAGCGCCCGCATCGTCGGTGACGTCATCGGTAAGTACCACCCTCATGGTGACGCCGCTGTCTATGACACCATGGTCCGCCTGGTACAGGACTTCTCCATGCGCTATCCGCTTATTGATGGCCAGGGCAACTTCGGCAGTGTCGACGGCGACAGCGCCGCCGCTTACCGCTATACCGAAGCGCGCCTTTCGAAACTGGCCATGGAGATGCTGCGCGACATCGACGAAGACACCGTCGACTTCATTCCCAATTTTGACGAGAGCACCGAGGAACCTGCGGTCATGCCTTCCCGGTATCCCAACCTCCTGGTCAACGGCTCCAGCGGAATCGCCGTGGGTATGGCGACGAACATCCCTCCGCACAACCTGGGAGAGACCATCGACGCCTGCGTGGCCATGATCGACAATCCGGAGATCACCGTAGACGAGCTGATGAAGCACATACCCGGCCCGGATTTCCCCACCGGCGGCATCATCATGGGCCGCCGCGGCATCATGGATGCCTACGCCACCGGCCGCGGTCTGGTGAAAGTGCGGGCTAAGGCCCATTCCGAGCCGATCAAGGGCAAGCGGGACGCCATCATCGTCACCGAGTTGCCGTATCAGGTCAACAAGGCGACGCTGATCGAGAAGATCGCCGAGCTGGTGCGGGAACACAAGATCTCAGAGATCTCAGACCTGCGCGACGAGTCGGACCGCAGCGGCATGCGCATGGTGATCGAGCTGAAGCGTGACTCCATCACCAAGGTGGCGCTCAACAAACTTTACAAGCACACCGCCATGCAGACGACTTTTGGCATCAACAACCTCGCACTGGTAGATGGCGTGCCGCGGACCATGTCGTTGAGGGAAATGATCCGCTGCTACATAGCCCATCAGCGGGAAGTGATCGTGCGGCGCACCCGCTTCGAGCTGGACAAGGCCATGAAGCGTGCGCATATACTCGAAGGCTTACTTACAGCTCTTAATAACCTCGATGCCGTGGTCAAGCTGATTCGGGCGTCGAAAGATGCCGAGGAGGCCCGCAACGGCCTGATCAAGAAGTTCGATCTCTCCCCGGTGCAGGCGCAGGCCATCCTGGATCTGAGGCTGCAGAAACTCACCGGCCTCGAGCGTAACAAAATCAAGGAGGAGCACAAGGACCTGATGGAGCGCATCGCCTGGCTTAAGGGCATCCTTGCCGACGAGTCTGAGGTATACCGGCTGATCAAGGAAGAGCTGCTTGAGATCAAGAAGATGTTCAACGACGAACGGCGGACATTGATCGCGCCCGGTGAGGATGAACTCGACATCGAGGACCTCATCGCCGAGGAAGAGATGGTCATATCCATCACCCACTCCGGTTACATCAAGCGGCTGCCGCTCAACACATATCGCCAGCAGCGCCGGGGAGGTGTCGGCGTAATCGGCATGGACGTGAAGGAAGAAGATTTCCTCGAGCACCTTTTCATCACCACTACCCATCACTTCCTGCTGTTCTTCACCAGCGTCGGCAAGGTGTACCGTCTGAAGGTGCACGAGATACCGCTGGGAAGCAGGCAGGGTAAGGGGCGCGCCGTGGTCAACCTGTTGCCGCTGAGGAGTGGCGAGCGCATCAAGGCCGTAGTGGCCACCAAGGACTATAAGGATGCCAAATACCTGGTTATGGCAACCCAGAACGGCCTGGTCAAGAAAACCGAGTTTCAGGCGTACAACACAGTGCTCAAATCAGACGGGATCATCGCCATCAAGATCCGTGATGACGACAAGCTCATCGCCGTCCGTCACTCCAATGGCAACGATGACATCCTCCTTGTCAGCGAGGGGGGTCAGGCGATCCGCTTCAACGAGTCCCAGACTCGCCCGATGGGACGCGCAACCAGCGGCGTCAAAGGCATGAATCTGGCAAAGGGTGACAAGGTTCTCTCCATGAACGTAGCCCGTGACGACGCCGACCTGTTTGTGATCACCGACGGCGGATACGGGAAGCGCACGCACATCAGCGATTACCCCCGGCATAACCGCGGCGGCAAGGGAGTCAGGACAATCAAGCACACCGAAGCCAAGGGAGCACTGATCACCGCCAAGGTGGTGCGTGATAATCACGAACTGGTGCTGATCTCCGCTGACGGCACTATTATCCGGATCCCGGCCAAGGACATCTCCTGCATGGGCCGCGCCACCCAGGGAGTGCGGGTAATGAACCTGCGCAAGGGCGACAGGGTCAGTGCGGTTGCCCGCGTGGTCGCCAGCCAGTCAGGAGACACAGAAGAAGAGATTGACGCAGAATAG
- a CDS encoding DUF721 domain-containing protein encodes MARYRNIGSIVRRERDRLWRTSPGLCLQSLWEQAAGAEIAASTAVEAFSEGVMVVSCESGGWACELKLSATELTRRLNDLDPPVEVKEIRFVHQARSKGKSRK; translated from the coding sequence ATGGCTAGGTACAGGAATATAGGATCGATCGTCCGGAGGGAGCGCGACCGGCTCTGGCGTACGAGCCCCGGCCTGTGTCTGCAAAGCCTCTGGGAGCAGGCCGCAGGGGCCGAGATCGCTGCCAGTACCGCCGTTGAAGCGTTCAGCGAGGGCGTAATGGTGGTCAGTTGTGAGTCAGGTGGATGGGCCTGCGAGCTCAAGCTCTCAGCCACTGAACTGACCAGGCGACTCAACGATCTTGACCCACCCGTGGAGGTCAAGGAAATACGCTTTGTCCACCAGGCCAGGAGCAAAGGAAAATCCCGCAAATAG
- the dnaN gene encoding DNA polymerase III subunit beta: MRITCSRDLLLEKLQSVLKTVSTKSTMPVLSGIRVGLKEGGRIELASTDMELSLRLTMEAVSEGEGALVVPGRLMTDVVRSLPAGEVSIDMDEQEQVATVQCGTASFRLNCLPAADFPRLPEMPEDGSFEINSEPLVSTINTVARAASRDETRPVLTGILVKFSKDKLKMVATDSYRLSVRETVAESSLKDKKEVIIPRASLEELARICSQSGAEKISIGIMDGQAIFTAADTILTSRLIEGQFPNYQQLLPDEFKHEINMDKEELMEAVGRISLMAQKNAPLRLKFASGELTISAQTPQVGEAKETMPVAFQGEEVEIGFNPEFLREGVDSVAAKQIALRIISPLRPGLIKGEGDDFLYLIMPVRLTG, encoded by the coding sequence ATGCGGATAACCTGTTCCAGAGATCTCTTGCTCGAAAAGCTGCAGTCGGTTCTCAAGACCGTTTCCACCAAAAGCACCATGCCGGTCCTGTCCGGAATCAGGGTCGGATTGAAAGAAGGCGGCAGGATCGAACTGGCCAGTACTGACATGGAGCTGTCGCTACGGCTGACCATGGAAGCTGTGTCGGAAGGAGAAGGAGCCCTGGTAGTCCCGGGTAGGCTGATGACAGACGTAGTCCGTAGCCTTCCAGCGGGTGAAGTCAGCATCGATATGGACGAACAGGAGCAGGTAGCGACGGTCCAGTGTGGAACCGCAAGCTTCCGCCTTAACTGCCTGCCGGCGGCTGACTTCCCTCGCCTGCCAGAGATGCCCGAGGACGGATCGTTTGAGATAAACAGCGAACCGCTGGTGTCAACGATCAACACTGTGGCCAGGGCAGCTTCGCGCGATGAGACCAGGCCTGTCCTCACCGGGATCCTGGTAAAGTTCTCCAAGGATAAACTGAAGATGGTGGCTACCGACAGCTACAGACTGAGCGTGCGCGAGACTGTAGCCGAGAGTAGTCTCAAGGACAAGAAAGAAGTAATAATCCCCCGGGCATCCCTTGAGGAGCTCGCCCGTATCTGCTCGCAGTCAGGAGCAGAAAAGATCAGCATCGGCATCATGGACGGGCAGGCTATCTTCACCGCGGCGGATACTATCCTGACGTCACGGCTGATCGAGGGCCAGTTCCCCAACTACCAGCAGCTGTTGCCGGATGAGTTCAAGCACGAGATCAACATGGACAAGGAAGAGCTCATGGAGGCGGTCGGCCGCATCAGCCTGATGGCCCAGAAGAACGCCCCCCTGCGCCTGAAGTTCGCATCCGGGGAACTGACCATCTCAGCACAGACGCCTCAGGTGGGAGAAGCCAAAGAGACCATGCCCGTCGCTTTTCAGGGAGAAGAGGTAGAGATCGGATTCAATCCGGAGTTCCTTCGCGAAGGCGTCGACAGCGTCGCGGCAAAGCAGATCGCTTTACGGATAATCAGCCCCTTGCGGCCGGGCCTTATCAAGGGCGAGGGAGACGACTTCCTCTACCTGATAATGCCTGTGCGCCTCACCGGCTAG